In Streptomyces sp. P3, one DNA window encodes the following:
- the mpaP gene encoding daptide biosynthesis intramembrane metalloprotease, whose protein sequence is MSAVTSPPPPTVPAHTRRPRLAPSAEVHSPADGQGDWVLQHGARYVRITGHVADLVQELDGERDHETLAARLGGAWSTERVGSAISRLDSLRLLDDGETKAPAVAPRFQIVPPMTLQLTLLRPGRTMQALRPVFARLFSRGVVAAGMLCVLLGAGALIAQRDAVAVTLNSPLSAVSFTGVLVALLLGVSLHELGHAAVLIRYGGRPSRIGVMLFYLMPAFFCDVSDAWRLPDRRQRVHTALAGPAVQTSLAAASALAAWPLTDGTAKTCLLFFAVTSYGTALLNLTPFIKLDGYIALMSHVDVPYLRDRAMADARRALARFLFGGTYRRELPTRWTVVYGFACLAFPVYFLSTALQTWLGTLQRVGWVGLLLAASGLSYIVWMLVRGALRLSAEVKAAGVRRARVGAVCAALAAAGCATLFLPVHQTVAAAYVTDASGTRLVLPQGSSAELIHAGQRVTLRTNGLVLQDDVATARVGSAPAAQTEVPVSTYFPVDLGSAVGMDSTAFSLDLDRTPTPATGTAEVELGSVPLWKSLHRTYVLPFLPF, encoded by the coding sequence GTGAGCGCTGTCACGAGCCCCCCGCCTCCCACCGTCCCGGCCCACACGAGGCGCCCCCGCCTCGCCCCGAGCGCCGAGGTCCACTCGCCCGCCGACGGACAGGGCGACTGGGTTCTCCAGCACGGCGCCCGCTACGTGCGGATCACCGGACACGTCGCGGATCTCGTCCAGGAGCTGGACGGGGAGCGCGACCACGAGACCCTCGCCGCCCGGCTGGGCGGCGCCTGGAGCACCGAGCGGGTGGGCAGCGCGATCTCCCGGCTCGACTCCCTCAGACTGCTCGACGACGGCGAGACCAAGGCGCCCGCCGTCGCCCCCCGCTTCCAGATCGTCCCCCCGATGACGCTCCAGCTCACGCTGTTGCGGCCGGGACGCACGATGCAGGCCCTGCGCCCCGTGTTCGCCCGCCTCTTCTCCCGGGGGGTGGTCGCGGCCGGGATGCTCTGCGTCCTGCTCGGCGCCGGCGCCCTGATCGCCCAGCGGGACGCGGTCGCGGTGACCCTGAACAGCCCGCTCTCCGCGGTCTCGTTCACCGGAGTGCTCGTCGCGCTGCTGCTCGGCGTCTCCCTCCACGAGCTGGGCCATGCCGCCGTCCTCATCCGCTACGGGGGCCGGCCCTCGCGCATCGGCGTCATGCTCTTCTACCTGATGCCGGCGTTCTTCTGCGACGTCTCGGACGCCTGGCGGCTCCCCGACCGCCGGCAGCGGGTGCACACCGCCCTCGCCGGGCCCGCGGTCCAGACGTCCCTGGCAGCCGCCTCGGCCCTCGCCGCCTGGCCCCTCACGGACGGCACCGCCAAGACCTGCCTGCTGTTCTTCGCCGTCACCAGCTACGGAACGGCCCTGCTCAACCTGACGCCGTTCATCAAACTCGACGGCTACATCGCCCTGATGAGCCACGTGGACGTCCCGTACCTGCGCGACCGCGCCATGGCCGACGCCCGCCGCGCCCTCGCCCGCTTCCTGTTCGGCGGCACGTACCGGCGTGAACTGCCCACCCGGTGGACCGTGGTGTACGGCTTCGCCTGCCTCGCCTTCCCCGTCTACTTCCTGAGCACCGCCCTGCAGACCTGGCTCGGCACCCTCCAGCGGGTCGGCTGGGTCGGACTCCTCCTGGCCGCCTCCGGGCTCTCGTACATCGTGTGGATGCTGGTCCGCGGCGCCCTGCGGCTGTCCGCCGAGGTGAAGGCCGCCGGAGTCCGCCGGGCACGCGTCGGGGCCGTCTGCGCCGCGCTCGCCGCCGCCGGCTGCGCCACGCTCTTCCTGCCCGTCCACCAGACGGTGGCCGCCGCCTACGTCACCGACGCCTCCGGCACCCGGCTCGTCCTGCCGCAGGGCTCCTCGGCCGAGCTGATCCACGCCGGGCAGCGCGTGACGCTCAGGACGAACGGCCTGGTGCTCCAGGACGACGTCGCGACCGCCCGGGTGGGATCCGCTCCGGCCGCGCAGACCGAGGTCCCGGTCTCCACCTACTTCCCCGTCGACCTCGGAAGCGCCGTGGGCATGGACTCGACGGCCTTCTCCCTGGACCTCGACCGCACCCCGACGCCGGCCACCGGCACCGCCGAGGTCGAGCTGGGCAGCGTGCCCCTGTGGAAGTCCCTCCACCGCACCTACGTGCTCCCGTTCCTGCCCTTCTGA
- a CDS encoding daptide-type RiPP — protein MAENLGAIENAELVELEMQELETLEAPGFWTGVSIGTAISASVATSITLT, from the coding sequence ATGGCTGAGAACCTGGGCGCCATCGAGAACGCCGAGCTCGTCGAGCTGGAGATGCAGGAGCTCGAGACCCTCGAGGCCCCCGGCTTCTGGACCGGCGTCTCCATCGGCACGGCCATCAGCGCCTCCGTCGCCACCTCGATCACCCTCACCTGA
- the mpaC gene encoding daptide-type RiPP biosynthesis dehydogenase yields MPVSLDAYDRIPGLLRELRPTGVTVLADPAVAGHTVTRNVTAEIVRAGFTPTVAVTPADGGMRAVEAHASRFSPGELVVGVGGGSTLDFAKLSAAVGRRPGLLRYLTSAQRSGLVALPLSEGEHAEVLAVPTTLGTGSEAGPVACFPHQDGKRIAMGECLRPRAALRVPEATETLPGPLVLDGVLEAIFRTVIPYSSDTLDLPEQDAAVEELAGELLTAGDALARRLAAGLPAPAPERLRVARLSAESQRGAINVGRSPYAVKCWALANELSTTLGLAKMRAVAALWPIVWRQALRGDTRFGSADRVQRLWERLGQRAPWLASRPDDGLEQLMRRWRIDRTVHLAPHLRHHVALRSVRAWGAGLPTLAGLSADDVVALLAEATEPTAFPAGSPEPLPAA; encoded by the coding sequence ATGCCCGTCTCTCTCGACGCCTACGACCGGATTCCCGGACTGCTGCGGGAACTTCGCCCCACCGGCGTGACCGTCCTGGCCGACCCGGCCGTGGCCGGCCACACCGTCACCCGGAACGTCACCGCCGAGATCGTCCGCGCCGGGTTCACGCCCACCGTGGCGGTCACCCCGGCGGACGGTGGGATGCGGGCCGTGGAGGCGCACGCCTCCCGGTTCTCTCCCGGTGAGCTGGTCGTCGGCGTCGGCGGGGGCAGCACCCTCGACTTCGCGAAGCTCTCGGCCGCCGTCGGCCGTCGCCCCGGACTCCTGCGCTACCTGACCTCCGCGCAGCGCAGCGGCCTCGTGGCGCTCCCGCTCTCAGAGGGAGAGCACGCCGAGGTCCTCGCGGTCCCCACCACCCTGGGCACCGGCAGCGAGGCGGGGCCCGTGGCCTGCTTCCCGCACCAGGACGGCAAACGCATCGCCATGGGGGAGTGCCTGCGCCCCCGCGCCGCGCTCCGGGTGCCCGAGGCCACCGAGACCCTTCCGGGGCCGCTCGTCCTGGACGGCGTCCTCGAAGCGATCTTCAGGACCGTCATCCCGTACAGCAGCGACACCCTCGACCTTCCGGAACAGGACGCCGCCGTAGAGGAGTTGGCGGGCGAACTGCTGACGGCCGGCGACGCCCTGGCCCGGCGCCTCGCCGCCGGCCTGCCGGCCCCCGCACCGGAGCGGCTGCGGGTCGCCCGGCTCAGCGCCGAGAGCCAGCGCGGAGCCATCAACGTCGGCCGCAGCCCCTACGCGGTGAAGTGCTGGGCCCTCGCCAACGAGCTCTCCACCACGCTGGGCCTGGCCAAGATGCGCGCGGTCGCCGCCCTGTGGCCCATCGTGTGGCGGCAGGCCCTGCGAGGGGACACCCGCTTCGGCAGCGCCGACCGCGTCCAACGCCTCTGGGAGCGCCTGGGGCAGCGGGCCCCGTGGCTCGCGTCACGGCCCGACGACGGCCTCGAGCAGCTGATGCGCCGCTGGCGGATCGACCGCACCGTGCACCTCGCCCCGCACCTGCGCCACCACGTCGCCCTGCGCAGCGTGCGCGCCTGGGGCGCCGGACTTCCCACCCTCGCCGGGTTGAGCGCCGACGACGTCGTCGCGCTCCTCGCCGAGGCCACCGAGCCGACCGCCTTCCCGGCCGGCTCCCCCGAACCCCTCCCGGCGGCCTGA
- the mpaD gene encoding daptide-type RiPP biosynthesis aminotransferase has translation MTALWPYLIPPSSHGDDSLCAVGAAGHRVTFADGSTALDADSGLWNVNLGYGNARIAEAVAEAAAHASYLGAFRFENSYARRAAEDLLRVCGPDHYARVLFSTGGGVANDAVMKLARIHHAVQGRPGRNLVVALRGSFHGLTFGGFALTGEDLGQRVYGVDQRLIRHVTPNDTAELGRLMTALGGQVAAVVVEPVVGTGTVPLDESFVAELGRLRDEYGFLLVADEVATGFGRTGSYFASESWPGLPDVLVTSKGLTNGACPAAALVMSHRVTRALVEHDTVFAHAETQGATALACAAISATIAEMERLDAVNAGRDVAAWLQQGLAELVERHPLATHATGVGCFRTLHLTHPDGRALAGTDVADLITRIRHAGALVHPGPSGIQLVPSLTYRRAEVAELMTCVEEGLDSLLPATSLAARS, from the coding sequence ATGACCGCGCTCTGGCCCTACCTCATACCGCCCTCCAGCCACGGCGACGACAGCCTCTGCGCCGTCGGCGCGGCCGGACACCGCGTCACCTTCGCGGACGGCAGCACCGCCCTCGACGCCGACAGCGGGCTGTGGAACGTGAACCTCGGCTACGGCAACGCGAGGATCGCCGAGGCCGTCGCCGAAGCCGCCGCGCACGCCTCCTACCTCGGGGCCTTCCGCTTCGAGAACAGTTACGCCCGCCGCGCCGCCGAGGACCTGCTGCGGGTCTGCGGGCCCGACCACTACGCCCGGGTGCTCTTCTCCACCGGCGGCGGCGTCGCCAACGACGCGGTCATGAAACTGGCGCGGATCCACCACGCCGTACAGGGCCGGCCCGGACGGAACCTGGTGGTCGCCCTGCGGGGCAGCTTCCACGGACTGACCTTCGGCGGCTTCGCCCTGACCGGGGAGGACCTGGGGCAACGGGTCTACGGAGTCGACCAGCGGCTGATCCGCCACGTCACCCCGAACGACACGGCCGAGCTGGGCCGGCTGATGACCGCCCTCGGCGGCCAGGTCGCCGCCGTCGTGGTGGAACCCGTCGTCGGCACCGGGACCGTCCCGCTCGACGAATCGTTCGTGGCCGAACTGGGCCGTCTGCGCGACGAGTACGGCTTCCTCCTGGTCGCCGACGAGGTCGCCACCGGCTTCGGCCGAACCGGAAGCTACTTCGCCTCCGAGAGCTGGCCCGGCCTGCCCGACGTGCTCGTCACCTCCAAGGGCCTGACCAACGGAGCCTGCCCCGCCGCCGCCCTGGTGATGTCCCACCGGGTGACCCGGGCCCTCGTCGAGCACGACACGGTGTTCGCCCACGCCGAGACCCAGGGCGCGACCGCCCTCGCCTGCGCCGCGATCAGCGCCACGATCGCCGAGATGGAGCGCCTCGACGCGGTGAACGCGGGCCGCGACGTCGCCGCGTGGCTCCAGCAGGGGCTGGCGGAACTGGTCGAACGGCACCCGCTCGCCACGCACGCCACCGGCGTCGGCTGCTTCCGCACCCTGCATCTGACCCACCCCGACGGCCGCGCCCTGGCCGGAACGGACGTCGCCGACCTCATCACCCGGATCCGTCACGCGGGCGCCCTGGTGCACCCCGGTCCCTCCGGCATCCAGCTCGTGCCCTCCCTGACGTACCGCCGCGCCGAGGTCGCCGAGCTCATGACCTGTGTCGAAGAGGGCCTCGACAGCCTGCTGCCGGCGACCTCCCTGGCCGCGAGGAGCTGA
- a CDS encoding daptide-type RiPP, with the protein MAKHTLVEQELQELGTELEMQELEAVQAPGWATSVGVSVGISIVSVAWSLT; encoded by the coding sequence ATGGCGAAGCACACGCTGGTCGAGCAGGAGCTGCAGGAGCTCGGCACCGAGCTGGAGATGCAGGAGCTCGAGGCCGTGCAGGCCCCGGGCTGGGCCACCAGCGTCGGCGTCAGCGTCGGCATCTCGATCGTCTCCGTCGCCTGGAGCCTCACCTGA
- the mpaM gene encoding daptide-type RiPP biosynthesis methyltransferase, with protein MTTEGGVLAARRTAELGDRVRVCGLYDALGAPVYHDLATYDDPETRALLTAVRTTPGPLLDLAAGSGRFTLPLLATGREVTALDLSTDMLALLRTQLDRAPASMRARCTVVRGDMSRFDLGRSFPHILLGTTSLSLLDEDGRAGLYRSVLAHLADGGRFLLTVLERGDDDGPDETVVRATGSGGTVYELYEHWPAGADSRTVTLFPADPPQDDSPVTVCTDRVAVLDLPRLEEELAASGLTVTSRRLLSPPDERHRVTLLTTEASR; from the coding sequence ATGACGACCGAAGGGGGCGTCCTCGCCGCCCGCCGGACGGCGGAGCTCGGCGACAGAGTTCGCGTCTGCGGCCTGTACGACGCCCTCGGCGCCCCGGTCTACCACGACCTCGCCACCTACGACGACCCGGAGACCCGGGCCCTGCTGACCGCCGTGCGGACGACGCCCGGCCCCCTGCTCGACCTCGCGGCCGGCTCGGGACGGTTCACCCTGCCGCTGCTCGCCACCGGCCGGGAGGTCACCGCCCTCGACCTGTCCACCGACATGCTGGCGCTGCTGAGGACCCAACTGGACCGGGCCCCGGCGTCGATGCGGGCCCGCTGCACCGTGGTGCGGGGCGACATGTCCCGGTTCGACCTGGGCCGGAGCTTCCCGCACATCCTGCTCGGCACCACCTCGCTCTCGCTCCTGGACGAGGACGGCCGCGCGGGTCTGTACCGCAGCGTCCTGGCACACCTGGCCGACGGCGGCCGGTTCCTGCTGACCGTCCTGGAACGGGGCGACGACGACGGCCCCGACGAGACGGTCGTCCGGGCCACCGGATCCGGCGGCACCGTCTACGAGCTGTACGAGCACTGGCCCGCCGGCGCCGACAGCCGCACCGTCACCCTCTTCCCCGCCGACCCGCCGCAGGACGACAGCCCCGTCACCGTCTGCACGGACCGCGTGGCCGTCCTCGACCTGCCCCGCCTGGAGGAGGAACTCGCCGCGTCCGGCCTGACGGTCACCTCCCGCCGGCTCCTCTCGCCGCCCGACGAGCGTCACCGCGTGACACTCCTGACCACGGAAGCCTCCCGATGA
- a CDS encoding YcaO-like family protein yields MIDIPTTLDPASGIALRYAVTPPHDGDPLWSSAVELHPVEGFEAIVGSPARAGSAGAGAARAGVTASAPAGPGADVLDLPLSARFAGASGASRVDALLRGAGEAVERRALHPSAAHPARFGSAADLAAAATTLYAHHPDHALSHPDAETAALSWYEARDLDTDGPVLVPADLVDWPARRADLFDPSPSGAAAGASHETALAAAMIEVTERDALTVAWGRRLRLPTYVPSPADTALRAMWARARAEGLTPVLARIPTAVPGLWCMTGFLIDPEGPGALAAVGMKASPRPAEAAAKAFQEAWQVRAALRALRGRGETGRVAPIVTEHDRLSHMLTRPAYESVRDWVAGFREPDPLPAPSPARDLGAEEIRRALTADGAGLLTVDLTSRLPRAVAAMGWHVVKVLAPGYQSLRMDETHRWSWHLPRLASAPERTGCAAGLDDPREAAPHPLP; encoded by the coding sequence GTGATCGACATTCCGACCACCCTCGACCCGGCGTCGGGCATCGCCCTGCGGTACGCGGTCACACCGCCGCACGACGGCGATCCGCTGTGGAGCAGCGCGGTCGAACTCCATCCGGTGGAGGGGTTCGAGGCAATCGTCGGCTCCCCCGCTCGTGCGGGCTCCGCGGGTGCGGGGGCCGCTCGCGCGGGTGTCACCGCCTCGGCCCCCGCCGGGCCGGGCGCCGACGTCCTCGACCTCCCGCTGTCCGCCCGGTTCGCCGGGGCCAGCGGCGCGTCCCGGGTCGACGCGCTGCTGCGCGGAGCGGGCGAGGCCGTCGAGCGGCGTGCCCTGCACCCCTCGGCCGCCCACCCCGCCCGCTTCGGCTCCGCCGCCGACCTGGCAGCCGCCGCCACGACGCTGTACGCCCACCACCCGGACCACGCCCTGTCGCACCCGGACGCCGAGACGGCCGCCCTGTCCTGGTACGAGGCCCGCGACCTGGACACCGATGGGCCCGTCCTGGTCCCCGCGGACCTCGTCGACTGGCCCGCGCGCCGGGCCGACCTGTTCGATCCGAGCCCGTCCGGGGCGGCGGCCGGCGCGAGCCACGAGACCGCTCTCGCCGCGGCGATGATCGAGGTGACGGAACGGGACGCCCTCACCGTCGCCTGGGGCCGCCGACTGCGTCTGCCGACGTACGTCCCGTCGCCCGCGGACACCGCGCTCCGGGCGATGTGGGCACGGGCCCGCGCGGAGGGGCTGACCCCCGTGCTCGCCCGCATTCCCACCGCCGTGCCCGGGCTCTGGTGCATGACCGGCTTCCTGATCGATCCGGAGGGTCCGGGCGCCCTGGCCGCCGTCGGCATGAAGGCGTCGCCCCGGCCGGCCGAGGCCGCCGCCAAGGCGTTCCAGGAGGCGTGGCAGGTACGGGCCGCGCTGCGGGCGCTGCGCGGCCGGGGTGAGACCGGGCGCGTCGCCCCGATCGTGACGGAGCACGACCGGCTCAGCCACATGCTGACCCGCCCCGCTTACGAGAGCGTGCGCGACTGGGTCGCCGGTTTCCGGGAGCCGGACCCGCTGCCGGCTCCCTCGCCCGCGCGGGACCTCGGGGCGGAGGAGATCCGGCGGGCCCTCACCGCCGACGGCGCGGGTCTTCTGACCGTGGACCTCACGTCGCGCCTCCCGCGGGCGGTCGCCGCCATGGGCTGGCATGTCGTCAAGGTGCTGGCGCCCGGCTACCAGAGCCTGCGGATGGACGAGACGCACCGGTGGAGCTGGCACCTGCCCCGTCTGGCGTC
- a CDS encoding daptide-type RiPP, translated as MNENPGTVENFDNADLVELEMQELEALEAPGWGTISTAFSVGVSVGVSVTLT; from the coding sequence ATGAACGAGAACCCGGGCACCGTCGAGAACTTCGACAACGCCGACCTGGTCGAGCTGGAGATGCAGGAGCTGGAGGCGCTCGAGGCTCCGGGCTGGGGCACCATCAGCACCGCCTTCTCCGTCGGCGTCTCGGTCGGCGTCTCGGTCACCCTCACCTGA
- a CDS encoding daptide-type RiPP, with amino-acid sequence MSENPGTVENFDNADLVELEMQELEALEAPGWGTISAVFSAGVSVGVSITLT; translated from the coding sequence ATGAGCGAGAACCCGGGCACCGTCGAGAACTTCGACAACGCCGACCTGGTCGAGCTGGAGATGCAGGAGCTGGAGGCGCTCGAGGCTCCGGGCTGGGGCACCATCAGCGCCGTCTTCTCCGCCGGTGTCTCGGTCGGTGTCTCGATCACGCTGACCTGA
- the mpaB gene encoding daptide biosynthesis RiPP recognition protein codes for MDMTDRGRLKQHLISWATASPLAGPPGAGVGTLVLADAAHVPAVTAAGLVGPRTLLLAPGDGTRDLACAVGYQGSLTEPGDEFSNGQDFFLQTHAYAASPFMTVFGPTVVRVFDRHDFEVFLADADRALTEGVFPEFLLTSSVLLADPAALSGADDPADGPALRLYADRDGRVSTSPTGAVLGTVDDGLDALAGRFARVGNGAAALDAALPARIRAEALRSRPFLARYLAAVAALRSLMARGATGLKVSGFGSRLTPGLAAAGDDLADPSLPIVLYGDEDAYIVAGSRLFAVDRRAARTLECLLATSGAVGDLVPAGHVDQLADLLASHGLELPVAVRVPAAAR; via the coding sequence ATGGACATGACTGATCGTGGGCGTCTGAAGCAGCACCTCATCTCCTGGGCCACCGCCTCCCCGCTGGCCGGGCCCCCCGGCGCAGGCGTCGGCACGCTCGTCCTGGCCGACGCGGCGCACGTTCCCGCCGTCACGGCCGCCGGACTCGTCGGCCCCCGCACCCTCCTCCTGGCACCCGGCGACGGCACCCGCGATCTCGCCTGCGCCGTCGGCTACCAGGGCAGCCTCACGGAGCCCGGCGACGAGTTCTCCAACGGCCAGGACTTCTTCCTGCAGACCCACGCCTACGCCGCCAGCCCTTTCATGACCGTCTTCGGGCCGACCGTCGTCCGCGTCTTCGACCGACACGACTTCGAGGTCTTCCTCGCCGACGCCGACCGTGCGCTCACCGAGGGCGTCTTCCCCGAGTTCCTCCTCACCTCCTCGGTGCTGCTGGCCGACCCGGCCGCCCTGAGCGGCGCTGACGACCCGGCGGACGGACCCGCCCTGCGCCTGTACGCCGACCGGGACGGGCGGGTGTCCACCAGCCCCACGGGAGCGGTGCTCGGCACGGTCGACGACGGCCTCGACGCCCTCGCCGGGCGTTTCGCCCGGGTCGGCAACGGCGCCGCCGCGCTGGACGCGGCACTGCCGGCGCGGATTCGCGCCGAAGCGCTGCGCAGCCGCCCGTTCCTGGCCCGCTATCTCGCGGCGGTCGCCGCACTGCGCAGCCTCATGGCACGCGGAGCCACCGGCCTGAAGGTCTCCGGGTTCGGTTCCCGGCTGACGCCCGGGCTCGCCGCGGCAGGCGACGACCTGGCGGACCCCTCGCTGCCGATCGTGCTGTACGGGGACGAGGACGCCTACATCGTGGCCGGCAGCAGGTTGTTCGCCGTCGACCGGCGGGCCGCCCGGACCCTGGAGTGCCTGCTCGCCACCTCCGGAGCGGTGGGCGACCTCGTCCCCGCCGGCCACGTGGACCAGCTGGCCGACCTGCTCGCCTCGCACGGCCTGGAGCTGCCCGTAGCGGTGCGCGTCCCGGCGGCCGCCCGATGA
- the lanKC gene encoding class III lanthionine synthetase LanKC: MLDTRFINFCRADSLFYDAPAAESTGADFHEGRTLPEGWTATRGREWTVCVPPDSRIPDQGWKIHVAASPGNAAELLDAVVPYCVEHGLMFKYISDLETLGRRGSKYGDRTASGKFITVYPVDEAALRTALDGLDDLVGGTPAPSVLSDLRWKQGPLYVRYGGFVLKTTRLKDGTLAPAITAPDGELVPDERRPGFRPPAWVTLPSFLQEAADERRRGTLTDFPFRVYKALHFSNGGGVYRAVDKRDGTEVLLKEARPLAGLDAAGDDAVTRLEREHWALSRLSGLPSVPTLRDVRKGNEHLFLARDYVDGTPLTELVRLRHPYGTTDNTARARAEYTAWTLHILDQVAEGVTAMHERGVVFGDLHPGNVLVRPDDTVAFIDMETATPAEEMCAQAMGSLGFRAPDHLRGPDVDLFALDVLRLTMFVPMPHVVPWGTEKIRTLIDVAARDFPLPESFVRQIERGLGDDVLGARTEYGVPWPAAGEKTGNLIADIAGSIVEAATPERTDRLYPGDVSQFMVDDGGVTFAYGAAGVLWALHRAGAEAPAEHVRWFLDQAERVTGDGPGFLTGLAGVAYTLEELGHPDAADAVMDRAFAGCDANVGSTLATGLSGLGLTALHLAARRGDDRRLRQALELADRLPDTPAPQRVGLLHGRCGRALLLLRLYEHTGRTDLLERALAELHAELERIGGDDFDDRFLSAGLEGSAGILIALRAALRHTPDDERIRAAVDRLRTLRRGGFATSCGLLHGRSGELLALEDGGSEVERDVLRFHLDALGWEAIAAEPGRVDFLGNYGYRLSTDLGTGSAGVLLALAALRDGAPALSFLAPAAAGVRR; encoded by the coding sequence GTGCTCGACACCCGGTTCATCAACTTCTGCCGCGCGGACTCGCTCTTCTACGACGCCCCCGCCGCCGAATCCACCGGCGCGGACTTCCACGAGGGCCGGACCCTGCCCGAGGGCTGGACCGCCACCCGAGGACGGGAATGGACCGTCTGCGTACCGCCGGACTCCCGGATCCCCGACCAGGGCTGGAAGATCCACGTCGCGGCCTCCCCCGGCAACGCCGCCGAACTCCTCGACGCCGTCGTCCCGTACTGCGTCGAGCACGGGCTGATGTTCAAGTACATCTCCGACCTGGAGACGCTCGGCCGGCGCGGCAGCAAGTACGGGGACCGCACCGCCAGCGGGAAGTTCATCACCGTCTACCCCGTCGACGAGGCGGCTCTGCGCACTGCCCTGGACGGCCTCGACGACCTCGTCGGAGGGACGCCCGCACCGTCCGTGCTGAGCGATCTCCGTTGGAAGCAGGGGCCGTTGTACGTGCGTTACGGTGGCTTCGTGCTGAAGACCACCCGCCTCAAGGATGGCACCCTGGCACCCGCGATCACCGCGCCGGACGGCGAACTCGTCCCCGACGAGCGGCGCCCCGGCTTCCGTCCCCCGGCATGGGTCACCCTCCCCTCCTTCCTGCAGGAGGCGGCCGACGAACGGCGCCGCGGCACCCTCACCGACTTCCCCTTCCGTGTCTACAAGGCCCTCCACTTCTCCAACGGAGGCGGCGTCTACCGCGCCGTCGACAAGCGCGACGGAACCGAGGTCCTGCTCAAGGAGGCCCGCCCGCTCGCCGGCCTCGACGCGGCCGGCGACGACGCCGTCACCCGCCTCGAGCGCGAGCACTGGGCGCTGTCCCGGCTCTCCGGCCTCCCGTCCGTGCCCACCCTGCGGGACGTGCGCAAGGGCAACGAACACCTCTTCCTGGCGCGCGACTACGTCGACGGCACTCCGCTGACGGAGCTCGTCCGCCTGCGTCACCCCTACGGCACCACCGACAACACGGCACGGGCGCGGGCGGAGTACACGGCCTGGACGCTGCACATCCTCGACCAGGTCGCCGAGGGCGTGACCGCCATGCACGAGCGCGGGGTCGTCTTCGGCGACCTGCACCCGGGCAACGTCCTCGTCCGCCCCGACGACACCGTCGCCTTCATCGACATGGAGACCGCCACACCCGCCGAGGAGATGTGCGCGCAGGCCATGGGCTCCCTCGGCTTCCGGGCCCCCGACCACCTCCGGGGCCCCGACGTCGACCTGTTCGCGCTCGACGTGCTCCGGCTGACCATGTTCGTCCCCATGCCGCACGTCGTGCCGTGGGGCACCGAGAAGATCCGCACCCTGATCGACGTGGCCGCCCGTGACTTCCCCCTCCCCGAGTCCTTCGTCCGGCAGATCGAGCGCGGCCTCGGCGACGACGTCCTGGGCGCGCGGACGGAGTACGGCGTGCCCTGGCCCGCCGCCGGGGAGAAGACCGGGAACCTGATCGCGGACATCGCCGGCTCCATCGTCGAGGCTGCCACCCCCGAGCGGACCGACCGCCTCTACCCGGGCGACGTCTCGCAGTTCATGGTCGACGACGGTGGCGTGACCTTCGCGTACGGGGCGGCGGGCGTGCTCTGGGCGCTGCACCGCGCCGGCGCCGAGGCGCCCGCCGAACACGTCCGGTGGTTCCTCGACCAGGCCGAGCGGGTCACCGGCGACGGCCCTGGCTTCCTCACCGGCCTCGCAGGCGTCGCGTACACCCTGGAGGAGCTCGGTCATCCCGACGCCGCCGACGCGGTCATGGACCGCGCCTTCGCCGGCTGCGACGCCAACGTGGGGTCCACCCTGGCGACCGGCCTCTCCGGCCTCGGCCTGACCGCGCTGCACCTGGCCGCCCGGCGCGGCGACGACCGGCGTCTGCGCCAGGCGCTCGAACTCGCCGACCGGCTGCCCGACACCCCGGCGCCCCAGCGGGTGGGACTGCTGCACGGTCGCTGCGGCCGCGCTCTCCTGCTGCTGCGCCTGTACGAACACACCGGCCGCACCGACCTGTTGGAGCGGGCCCTGGCCGAACTCCACGCCGAACTGGAGCGGATCGGGGGCGACGACTTCGACGACCGCTTCCTCAGCGCCGGACTCGAAGGCTCGGCGGGCATCCTGATCGCCCTGCGCGCCGCACTGCGGCACACCCCCGACGACGAACGGATACGTGCCGCCGTGGACCGGCTGCGGACCCTGCGGCGTGGCGGCTTCGCCACCTCGTGCGGCCTCCTGCACGGCCGGAGCGGTGAGCTCCTCGCCCTCGAGGACGGCGGCAGCGAGGTCGAGCGGGACGTCCTGCGTTTCCACCTGGACGCCCTCGGCTGGGAGGCGATAGCCGCCGAGCCCGGCCGCGTCGACTTCCTCGGCAACTACGGCTACCGCCTCTCCACCGACCTGGGTACGGGTTCGGCCGGAGTCCTGCTGGCCCTCGCCGCCCTGCGGGACGGCGCTCCGGCCCTGTCCTTCCTCGCCCCCGCGGCCGCCGGAGTGCGACGGTGA